The genome window GAATTTCCCCGCGTTACGTGCCGCGCCTAGAGGGTCGCACCCCGGATCGCCCGTACCTTGGACAGGATGTTCTGCATCAGCCGGACGATCACTAAGCCGAAGCCCACCGGTACCGCGGTGTAGACGGTCCACATCGGAGCCTCGAGCGCTGCCGAAGTCTGGCCCGAGCGGAAGATCCCCTGGACCACCTCCAGGCCTTTGCAGGTCACGAAGATGGCGAAGGCCAGGAACAACAGGTCGGCGAGGATGGAGAACCAGCGGGCAGCGCGCTCGGGCAGAAGATTGAAAATGGTATCGACACAGATGTGCCGGTTTTTCTTCACGCCGTAGCTGATGCCGATGCAGATAAGCCAGATGAACATGTAGCGGGCGATCTCCTCGGACCAGTAGAGGGATTCCTGCATTACGTAGCGCATAAAGACCTGCAATCCGATGATCAGCGACATCGCCCCGAGGAGAAGCACGACGAGGTATTCCTCGAACTTCTCGTCGAGAATCTTCAGAAGACGCATGGCGACCTCCGTCAAAGGGGACGGGGGGGTGCGGACAGCCCCCCCGACGACAAAAAGGGGATGAGGGACGCGGGCTTACTTCACGCCCGTGGCCTTCTGGTAGGCGGCGAACACCTCGGGCGAGACACGCTGCTTGGCCAGGGCCAGTGCCGCCGGAGTTCCTTTGCGGAAAGCCATCCGTTCCGTGTCGGTCAGATCGATGATCTGGGTGCCAGCCTTGGCGATAACGGCAACGGAATCCTGTTCCAGCTTAAGCAGCATGCTTCTCTGGACCCGGGTCGCCTCGTCGAAGGCCTCGCCGAACAGGGTTTTCTGGGCCGTGGTCAGGCCGTCGTAAAAGGCCTTGTTGCAGACCGGAGCGACCGCCGTATACACGTGCTGCGTCGTCGTCAGGTATTTCTGCACCTCATAGAAGCGCATGTTGACGATCAGGGTGTAGGGATTCTCTTGCCCGTCCATCGTACCCTGCTGCAGGGCGGTGAAGACCTCGCCGAAAGCCATCGGAGTTGGATTGGCTCCCATGGCGCGCCAGGCCGCGATCTGCAGCGGGTTTTCCATGGTTCT of uncultured Alphaproteobacteria bacterium contains these proteins:
- a CDS encoding Tripartite ATP-independent periplasmic transporter DctQ component, whose protein sequence is MRLLKILDEKFEEYLVVLLLGAMSLIIGLQVFMRYVMQESLYWSEEIARYMFIWLICIGISYGVKKNRHICVDTIFNLLPERAARWFSILADLLFLAFAIFVTCKGLEVVQGIFRSGQTSAALEAPMWTVYTAVPVGFGLVIVRLMQNILSKVRAIRGATL